From the Exiguobacterium aurantiacum genome, one window contains:
- a CDS encoding PstS family phosphate ABC transporter substrate-binding protein, with protein sequence MSWMKKSALVASITSVAIIGAACGNNEEGGGAAEGEGLSGKVVMDGSSTVFPIMEAVAEEYSAEQPDVEVTVGVSGTGGGFKRFVTGETDFSNASREIKEEEAAEAEKNGVEYTQLAVALDGLSLVVNPENDWAQDITIEELNKMWTDTNVKTWKDVRSDWPDEEISFFSPGKDSGTYDFFNEAVLDDTDIRQDAQLSEDDNVLVTGVAGTKGAIGFFGYAYYIENQDTLRAMNVEGIEPTTETINDLSYPLSREIYTYVNNASLKDKPQVADYTRFLNENAAALSEEVGYVGMEQARYDENAEVIDEIAGE encoded by the coding sequence ATGTCTTGGATGAAAAAATCAGCTTTAGTCGCTTCAATCACTTCGGTGGCCATCATCGGTGCCGCGTGTGGGAACAATGAAGAAGGAGGCGGCGCAGCCGAAGGTGAAGGACTTTCAGGTAAAGTCGTCATGGACGGTTCGTCTACCGTATTCCCAATCATGGAAGCCGTAGCCGAAGAATATTCAGCTGAACAGCCAGACGTTGAAGTCACGGTAGGTGTCTCAGGTACGGGCGGCGGCTTCAAACGTTTCGTCACAGGCGAAACAGACTTCTCGAACGCATCGCGTGAAATCAAAGAAGAAGAAGCGGCTGAAGCTGAGAAGAACGGTGTCGAGTACACGCAACTCGCGGTCGCACTTGACGGACTCTCACTCGTCGTCAACCCAGAGAACGACTGGGCACAAGATATCACGATCGAAGAACTCAACAAAATGTGGACTGACACGAACGTGAAGACATGGAAAGACGTCCGTTCAGACTGGCCAGATGAAGAGATCTCATTCTTCTCACCTGGTAAAGATTCAGGAACGTATGACTTCTTCAACGAAGCAGTGCTTGACGACACAGACATCCGTCAAGACGCACAGTTGTCTGAAGACGACAACGTCCTCGTAACAGGTGTTGCCGGTACGAAAGGTGCGATCGGATTCTTTGGTTACGCGTACTACATTGAAAACCAAGATACGCTTCGCGCGATGAACGTCGAAGGCATCGAGCCGACGACTGAGACGATCAACGACCTTTCATACCCGCTCTCACGTGAGATCTACACGTACGTGAACAACGCGTCATTGAAAGATAAGCCACAAGTCGCTGACTACACACGCTTCTTGAATGAAAATGCAGCAGCCCTTTCAGAAGAAGTCGGTTATGTCGGAATGGAACAAGCACGATATGATGAGAACGCTGAAGTGATCGACGAGATTGCTGGCGAGTAA